TATTGTTCCGCAGCCTGGATCGCGACCGGGTGTTCGGTCCAATCTTCTTCAACCAGCGGCACAAACAACGGACACGCCCGGGCGACAATATGAAATTGTGGGTCGAGTGAGCGCAGCCGGTCTTGATAAGCGGCGCTTTTGATGGTGCTCTTGGTGCCGATGACCCCGATGCGTCCATTTTTGGTTGCAGCGGCGGCGGCCCTCACCCCCGGCTCGACCACGCCCAGCACCGGGCCGGGAAAAACGGCTTGCGCTTCTTTCAGCGCGACCGAGGACGCCGTGTTACAGGCTGCCACAATCACTTTAACTTCATGGCTTTTTAAAAACTGAGTGATTTCTACGCTATAGCGTTTGACTGTTTCAGGCGACTTTGCTCCATAGGGAACCCGCGCCGTATCGCCAAAATAACAGAGCGTCTCTTGAGGCAGCTGATCTTGCAAACATCGCGCGACCGTTAAACCGCCAATTCCAGAGTCAAAAATGCCAATGGCCGCCTGCGAACCGGGCCGGATGGATTCATTCATCTTGCGCCTCATTTTTGAATTATCCGTTTGCGCCTTCAAAACGATTTAATAGATAGCAATCGCTCTAATTACAAACGGCTTGGTCAATCGTAAGTATCTGTGAGTAACTGATACTTTGCCTCATTGATCGGTTTTTATCAGTATAACTTGAATTTGCGCCTCAAAGTTAGCATTAAGGTAATTCTATCTCGCTAATTTCTTCTAATTAAGAGGGTTAAGTCTATTTATCCATGCTGAATAACATTCACTTCATTTAAGTTATTCACAATGTAACTTATGGATTTAGCGGAAGTTACACTAGACCAAACATGTGGAATCTCCTGTGGATAATGTGTGAATAGAGCAAATGCTAAGTAAAAACGAGAATCAAGGGCGGTGTTACATAAGAATCAATTTTCTTAATGTTTCTTGTTTTAATATCTCAATTTACAGTAATTCAGGTAATTTTTTAGCGCTATTTTGATTGTTGACATCCTGTGAATAAAATCGGGAGGCGCCTTCATAAAGATGTGTTACACCGCCAGATAGAGTCGCTCAAGGTCGCACTATATATTGTTTAAAACTTGATGATAAAATCAATATGTTGTATTTACCTCTTTTCATAATCCTAGCGTTGCGCACAATATAAATACGAATCAATTTTAAGACGAGTTGAAACGCAAAAGATTTAATGAGTGCTCTCAATAAGAAAGACGGACTTTTTGTCTTCATACGAACGGGCAGGGTCAATTTCATTTCTTCATAAACTCTGTAAACTGTTTAAAACCTTGAAGCGTCATACGCCAGAGAAATCGAGACGCTGCCTGAATTACACACTTGATTGAATGGAGTTGGAACCTTTTATTGTTCCAGTTCGACTAAACCATTGAACGAACAGAATGAACATACGCTGGCTTCTTCTGATGAAGAACATGAAGTCATTCGCGCCTGTCAGGCAGGCGACGAAACTGCGTTTGAACAGTTATACCGCTTGTACAGCGGTCAAGTGTTTAGCATTGCGATGCGCGTGACCGGGTCGCAACCCGAAGCCGAAGAAGTCACCCAGGAGGTGTTTGTTTCCGTTTATAAAAACATTCACCGCTTCGAGTTTCAATCAGCCTTCTCGACCTGGCTCTATCGCATCGTAGTTCGACGAGCGGCGGATTCGTTTCGCAAAGTAAAGAAACACATCATCAACCGCATCTCGATGGACTCAGACGAACACGCGCCGGTCTATTCGCTGGCCGACAAAGGCCACACGCCCCGCGAGGCGTTGGTTGATTCTCAAAACGAAAACACGCTGGAACGCGCGGTCCAAAAACTGGGAACCAAACATCGAACCATCGTCGTTCTGCGGTATGTACAAGATTTAAGCTATGAAGAAATCGCCCAGGTATTAGAATGCCGTATCGGTACCGTAAAGTCGCGATTGAACCGGGCGCATAAACTGTTAAAGCAACACTTGGAAGAAATGGAATATAAAGTCTGATTGTATGCCGCACCCACGATACAATTATTGTAGGCGAAACGATTATGATAAACATTCAACCGGACCAAGACATGGAGTTCAACCGCCAAGCAGCGGTGCGCCGCGTTATGGACGGGGAAGCCACGCCCGACGAAATCGCATTCGTTCAAAACCGGATCGAACGCTCCGAACTGTGGATGCGCTCTTCACAACGGGTAGAGGCGATGATGAACGACGCCCGCAACCTTCCCGAATTTACGCCGCCGGATCGCGTGTGGAAAAAAATTCGCTCCACCGCCCATTGTACGCAACCCGACAGCAGTTTGGCGGGGTGGTTCCAATTCTCATTCGTGGGCCGTCGCGCCTTACGTTTCGCGCCCGCCGCGATGGGGCTATTGCTCATCGTCGGATTCTGGTTCTCACAGCCCGGCGTGCAGTCGGTTTATGAAATTGTCGAAGTCACCGACGAAAGCCGGTTCGGGATTGAAGCCGAAGCCTATATCGCCTACCACGACCTCTCAAATGAAAACGCCTCCGCCCGGGACGGTCTGATCGCCTATTACACATACGGACTCTCTGAATAATGCATGGACTGATTCGCCCCATTTTTGTGATTGTCTGCTTGGCGGCTTTGGTTGCGCCCAGCCACGCAGGATCAGACGGCAAGTACGTCAAAATTCTGCGGGAATCCATCCACGCTTCGCTGTCCGCCTCTTATGTCGGCGTGTGCACCTACAAACAAAAAACCGCTGACGGCGAGTGGGAAACTTGGCTCAACGTAAACCGGGGGTCGGAAGACCAGAAAAAAGTCGACATTATCTATCCCGAATCAATGAGCAGCGTGTCTATCGTCCAAACCGAAGGCGCGTTTTGGATGACGCCGCTCAATGAAAAAGACTTGAAAAAAATCCAGAACGCCATCAAGCCCATCGCCTGGTATCGCATCTTGAAAAAAGGCGAAGCGCTTGAGTTTGAAGACTTCGATCTTCTCACCCAAAATTACGTCATCAAAAAAAAGGGACACGAAACCATCGCCGAACGTCCGGTGTGGAAACTTGCTGTCTATTCAAATAAAGACACCAGGCCCTCAGCCGAAGTGTGGATTGATAAAGAAACCAAAGTTCAACTCAAATATATTCGTTACGACGCCAACCATGAACAAGTTGAAAAACTAAAATTCAACCAGATCGAATTTACCCAGCCGCCTAGCTCCGATGTGTTTACGCGCACGGGCCTCGAAAAAATTATCGATATCG
This Candidatus Hinthialibacter antarcticus DNA region includes the following protein-coding sequences:
- a CDS encoding sigma-70 family RNA polymerase sigma factor gives rise to the protein MNEQNEHTLASSDEEHEVIRACQAGDETAFEQLYRLYSGQVFSIAMRVTGSQPEAEEVTQEVFVSVYKNIHRFEFQSAFSTWLYRIVVRRAADSFRKVKKHIINRISMDSDEHAPVYSLADKGHTPREALVDSQNENTLERAVQKLGTKHRTIVVLRYVQDLSYEEIAQVLECRIGTVKSRLNRAHKLLKQHLEEMEYKV
- a CDS encoding sigma-E factor regulatory protein RseB domain-containing protein; translated protein: MHGLIRPIFVIVCLAALVAPSHAGSDGKYVKILRESIHASLSASYVGVCTYKQKTADGEWETWLNVNRGSEDQKKVDIIYPESMSSVSIVQTEGAFWMTPLNEKDLKKIQNAIKPIAWYRILKKGEALEFEDFDLLTQNYVIKKKGHETIAERPVWKLAVYSNKDTRPSAEVWIDKETKVQLKYIRYDANHEQVEKLKFNQIEFTQPPSSDVFTRTGLEKIIDIAQQEKKPPVAEIAFTPLAPTFLPPGFKRKFVHSWDGHNGPTLHVLYTDGFAALSFYQRFQNTKEKEWAAANDIECPKVRKFNFHGRDLYIRDIDDLHIASMGDIHPCEIAESLCSLEAKPELVKHLDDD
- the murI gene encoding glutamate racemase; the encoded protein is MNESIRPGSQAAIGIFDSGIGGLTVARCLQDQLPQETLCYFGDTARVPYGAKSPETVKRYSVEITQFLKSHEVKVIVAACNTASSVALKEAQAVFPGPVLGVVEPGVRAAAAATKNGRIGVIGTKSTIKSAAYQDRLRSLDPQFHIVARACPLFVPLVEEDWTEHPVAIQAAEQYLSGLRDENIDVLILGCTHFPLLADVIQTVMGDSVTLVNSAEEVTREVAHYLEQNQLASQEKQWRDLFYASDDIAGFERMYHRFGGKPSARFVEAPSDFFQMVQQIHLYKDSVFAHGIQWFESVAQKTR